The DNA sequence CACTATTCAAATCAAAGGCTTTACGAACCCGTTCGCCCGTTACCATTTCCAGGGCCTGCTGTTTAAAGGTATCCAGCCCCTCGATGACTCCCGACTGATCAACCTCACGATTCAGAGTGTCAAACTGCTTCAGCAGTTCCCGCCGCGATTCGACACTTTTTAAAGTCAGACCGTCGGGTAGAGCCAGGTTGGGAATTTTGAAGTTTTTGGAATTTGGATCCGTCCCCACTTCAAACGGGTTATACGATTTCCCCAGGTACACGGCCCCCTGATAGCCAAAGGCTTCTGACTTGGGGATAGTAACATAGGGTGGCATATGCTCGGAATGCGCACCAATGGTACGCGCGATCACAGAACCAAAGGACGGTTTCTGAGGCGCATTTCGGGCCAGCGTGGGACCGAAGTAACCGGTCTGCATCCAGTGCGCAGAGGGCGCATGGATTCCGTTTTCATGATGCACCGATCTGACCTGCGAAATGTGATGCATCACCTTCGCCTGCAGGGGAAAACGCTCCGTCACATGAATATCCGGTACGGACGTGGAAACGGGTCGATACATCCCGCGATATTCAGCCGGAGCATGCGGTTTCATATCGTACGTATCCTGTTGGCTCATGCCTCCATGAGTCCAGAAGACGATCAAAGATTTATTGGACTTCGGCCGCACCGTTTCTGCTGCCGTGGCACGGGCTTGAAACAGGTCAGCCAGTCCCAGACCTAACAGGGGTGCTCCCAACTGCAGGAAATTACGACGACTTACGCCAACACAATTGGAATATTGATTTCCTGACAAGGATAACATCAAACGCGTCTCCCACATTAGTCCCAGCTGAATTCTGCCCGGGACAACAATCTGTCAATGATTCATCATAAACTCATTCGTGGCCAGGAGCGCCCAGACCAGTGAACGATACGCCTCATGTCGGTTCTTTTCGCTATTGAGATATTTCACAGCCATTTCGACTTCCGATGTTCTCGGGGGCCGCGATAAGGTCCGTACAAAGATCTCACGAACATTATCTGAATGCGTTTTCTGATTTGATGCCAGCAGTTCGATGTAACCATTTTTATCGGTCAGTTTTCGCTGGATCTCCTTCGAATTCACCAGTTCGAGCGCCTGCGACAATGCGGGATCCACGGTCCGCTCACACTCACAGGCCGATGTGCGGGCAGGTCGCCCAAAGACATCCAGGAAATTGAAACGTACATTTTCATCGGGTAGATTCACCGCCCGCATCCCTTCAGGGAACACCCCCGGCCCTCCGGGGAAAACAGTGGGAACATCTAAAACCTGGCTGATCCCATCCAGCAGTACTTCCGCAGAAAGTCGCTTGGGGTAATACCGGGCAAAACACTGACTGTCTTCGGCATTGGTCTCATTCGGATTCGCACTGAGCCGATAGGCATAGGAATTCGTAATCTCTCGAATCAGCTGCTTCACATCATACCCATTCGCTGCAAAGTCATAGGCCAGCTCATCGAGCAGAACCGGATTCGTAGGCGGATTCGTGCTGCGGGCATCATCGATCGGGTGAATGATTCCCCGACCGAAAAAATGCCCCCACATCCGATTCACCATCGTCCTGGCGAAAAAGGGATTTTCCGGACCGGTCATCCATTTTGCCAGGTTGCGGCGGGGATCGTCAAAACGTGACACCTTAAAATCAGGACCTCCCAGCGGTCGAGGCTGCATCAGTTTTCCGCTCCGTGGGTTATGCACTTCTCCCTCATCTTTGAGATAAATCACTTCATTGGTAGGTACCTCGGCATCAGCAAAGCCCCCCTTGCGTCCTACGCGACTGAAGATGGCAGCGAAAGAATAGTAATCGTCCTCGCTCCAGCGTTCTGCAGGATGATGATGACACTGGGCACATTGAACCCTGACACCTAAAAACGCCTGTGCCACCGACTCCACGTAATCTGGCGTCGAACGGACCGAGCGGTACCAGATCGCGGGCGGATTCTGAGCCTGTCTGCCAGTGGCAGTCAGTAGCTCAGTCACAAAGCGATCGTAGGGCTTGTTGGCTGCGATGGAATCACGAATCCAGGCAGAGAACAGCATCGTCCCCGCCCGTTGATTGCGAGTGCCATAGCCGCTCCCCCGGTTCTGTAAAATATCAGCCCATTTTAAAGCGAAGTAACTGGCATACTCGGGACGCTCCAGCAGTCGATCGATCAATCGCTCCCGTTTGTCAGGTCGGGAATCCGCCAGATACTGTCTGACTTCGTCGACCGTAGGCAAGGTACCACAAATATCCAGAGTGACCCGGCGGATGAAGGTCGCATCATCTACTGGTTTCGAGGGTAGAATCCCCAGTTTTTTCCATTGGGCTACCAGGTGTTGATCGATCTTCGAGAGTTTCTCTTCCGAAGGATACCCTGCGAAATTTTGCTGCCCCGTGGAATGATAGGGAACCACTCCCTGGAAAACAGTAATCTTCTCTCCAAAGCGGGCCATCACGGCAAAGACTCCGCCACGCGATTGAGTGGTAATCAGACCTTCCTGATCAACCTTGCCGATTTCCGGATAGTTTGATTCGTAAATAGACTGGTGCGTGACGTCTCGCTGAGTCTCATCTGAAAAGTGAGCTGTCACCCGCAGCTTCAGGCTGGAGCGCTGCTGAAATACACGGTTACCGGGCGACAGTTCAATTTTGATGATTTCAGGATCATCAGGATGTGGGCCAGCGGCTCCCTGTTCGATCCAGTCATGCAGCAACGCGTAGTCCGCGGAATCTCCTTCCAGTAACCGCCCTCCACCATGGGGCACCAGACCTGTTGCCTTGAGCAGCAGCAGACTTCGATCGGGATCACCGGGAAAGATTCGCCTCCCCCGTGATTCCCGCGCAATTGCAGAATAATCCATTGCAGGATCAAAACCGAGCAGGGAAATTTTAAACCCATTCTGCCCAGTCGATTTTCCGTGACAGCCCCCACTATTGCAGTTCAACCTGGTCAACAGAGGTACCACATCCGTAGTGAAATACACCTTCCGTTTCGCTGAATCCGCAGCCAGAGCTGGCGTCTTATCAGCAGCGTCCAGCATGCCCTGTCCTGAAACCAACAGGCAGACGATCATCCAGATCAGCTGATAACTTCGTGTTATTGAATTCTGCTCATACAGGAGACGGAACATGAAATCTCGATTCGCTCTTATTCAGTTGAATTGGTTATTTCCAGATTCAGGAAACAGCTTCCATGATAGACCGCCTGGTCTTCCACAACACCGACCGCAGACAGACGTATGAAAGGCTGTTTCCCTAGAGGTGCATCCTCATTGGCAATGATCTGCAGAGTCCCTTCTTCGGTCTGTCCGACGAACGTCACTCCCCGCACGCGCAGCCCGTCTACCTTGACCGCAGGGGCTTCCACTTCGGTATGAATTTTACTGATGAAACCATTAATCCGCCGGGCCGAATATTTCACCTGAATCGTTTCACCGCGGCGGATCTTCCTGGGAGCGTCTGTATCTACGGCAACCACAAACGCAGCTGGTTTTACCTCGAAACTGACAGGATTGCTGAACAGCATGACAGACGTCTTCTTTTTCGTCTTGGGGTGCGTCACCTCCGTCTCTGCCTGAATCGTCAGCGTGTGGCGCCCTTCTGGAAAATAAGGTGGCAGGTAAAAACTGAGATAACCCTTATTCACTCCCGCAGGAATCACGGCACTCTGATTTTGAATCATTTGCGGGAGCCCCACTCCCTGCAGCTTCACCTCCGCCTGATCACTCAGATCCCGCCGATCTACTTGAACCGCCACATCCAGTACAGAGCCGGGAGCATGCCGTAGTTTCATCTCACCAAACAGATCGTGCTTACGGGTCAACTGGGGGTTGGCGGTAATCTTAACCGGCGCCGTATCGGTAACAGCCAGGGGAATGCGTGTCGTCAGTCGACTAGTGGCGTTCGGTAAATCCGTTCTGACCAGAGTTCCGCCGCTGATTCTTCCGCCCGCGCCCTGCGCAGAACTGACTTTCAGCTGCAGATTTTCAACAAAAGCAGGTGCAGATTCGGAAGCACTGAAGGTCAGCAGTGCCCGCTCTGTATGGGGCCCCAGCCAGACATCGGGACACTCAATTCCCGGGGGAAGATTAACAGCACTTACTCGTATGGAATCTGTCATCCCCCGTTTTCTGATGGCATACACATCCAGTAAAGCGCGGCCTCCTCGCTCAATATTGAGAGAAGCCTGCTTTTGATGGTGTGGGACGACCGCCAGGTGGAACTCCGGCTCCTGTCGTCGGAGACTGAAGCGGTACACACGACGCGGGTCATCATCCAACCCGCCGCGCAGATTCCGGACCATGATCAGATAGCGTCCATCCTCCGGCACCACCCATTTACCAACAGGATCGAGATGACTCAGAGAAAACTGCCTGCTCCCGCTGTTACTGATGTGATCCGTAAATCGTGCCAGGACCTTCTGCCCCGCTCCATCCAGCAGGCTGATATCAAGATCCACGGGAGAATTGATCCGCTGTCCCCAGGCCTCAAACCAGAGTACTTCCCCCCGCCGGGCCTGGAAGGCATACCAGTCCTGTTCGTCACCGGCTATCAACTGACCGCTGACTTCTGTGGGATAAACAAGCTGTTGAGCCGTTTGTGCAGTCTGATGCGTTTCCTGCTCCAGCACGACCGGTAAATCAGTCAGACTGATTAATTGCGGTGCGTGCCCCTCTTCTAACTGAAACGCAAAGCTTTCCAGATCGGTCTGCTCGCTCTCTCTGCGCAAAGGAACATGAATGGAATCTCTGTCTGCCGGAGCTCTGATCGTCAAATCCAGCCGCTCGAGAGCATTTTCCCCGTTAGGGCTGCTCTGAGTGAACTGCGGCTGATCACTACTGCTTGCCACTCCCAGCTTGAGTGACCGCCGTACTGCTTCCACAGCTGCGTCCTGTGCGAGTTGCTGCTCAGATCTGTTTTTCAGTGGGTTCAGGTTCCAGCCGTAGATTGAAACTTGAGCGGTCTCCCCATATTGCACGACTGCGGGCATAGTAAACAGCATCCGGGGCCCGGTATCGATATCCAGTCGATAAAAATGATTTGGGCTGCCGGAATAAATCAGATCAAAGACTTTGACTGCATAACTGTCGTCCGCAGGGACTCGAAACGAAATCAGCGGATCATTGCCAAAGAACCCACGGTTGACCGCCAGGCGTCGTCCCTGGGAATCAAAGACTTCCAGAATGGGACGCAGGCTCGAATCGATTCGTTCTGCGCGACACTCAAGCACAACCCGTTGCCCCTGACTGGCCTGAAATCGATAAACATCCACGTCCCCTTTTTGGCTGACACAGCCATTGATCGAGACATCCAGTGAAACAGCCTGTGCTGATTTCAGCTTTTCATTCGGTTCCGTTTCGAGTACTTCAGACCGATTCCCCACAATAAAAGCCCGGGGAGAACTTAAACCGTTGCGACAGAGAACACGCAGATCATAGGTGCCAACCGGGACACTGGCAGGGATCGAAACCCGAAACTGATCCTTACTGATTTTCTCAGCAGAGATATCCGGATAACTGCAAATCAGACGGGAAACCTCATCCAGCCCGGTACCAGCGACCTTGAGCTCCAGTTCGCTCCCCTGTTGCCCTCCGCAAGGAAAGACGGAATCCAGAATGGGAGGAGTGGCCGCGGTCAAAGCAGATGATGCGAGCACCTGAATCAGCAATATGAGCGCAAACAGACTGACTCGACCCGGTCGTTTCACGATATGCTCTTCCCTTAGATTTCTGAAGCATCTTTACATATCCGCCGCTGAGATATGAAAGTATTGGTTTCAGCCTAACTGGCGCGAGTATTTCTATCTCTGGAACAAACATTCCATAAACGTTAGTTTATGCGACAGTGCCGTGCTTAGTCAAGGTGGTGATCCAGTTCAAGCGGGTCATTGTCGAACAATGCCGTTTCAAATGTTCAACCAGAGATGGCATACTCACCATGATTGAGAGCCCCATTTATTTCACTCCTCCGTTTACCACTAATACGGTTGCATTGCAGTGATGGGGTGAGCACAATAAATAGAAACCTGCCTCCGCCTGACTGTTTTCTTTCCATCCTGAAAAGCCGGGCAATCTCATTATTCGAACTGGAGTCCTCATCATGCGCGTGATGCTTTTAGCTTTCATTCTGACTGGCACGATACTGTCTTATCTGCCACAAACCTGCGCTGCGGCAGAACCGCATTCGGATCGCTGTGTGGTCCTGGTCAGTGTGGATGGCCTGGCAAATTTTTACCTGGACGATCCCAAAGCAGACATGCCGACTTTACGCAAGCTCGCCCGAGATGGAGCTCGTGCTCAGGGTATGGTCTGCTCCTTTCCCACTGTCACCTGGCCTAACCATACGACCCTGGTCACTGGTACAACACC is a window from the Gimesia benthica genome containing:
- a CDS encoding PPC domain-containing protein, translated to MKRPGRVSLFALILLIQVLASSALTAATPPILDSVFPCGGQQGSELELKVAGTGLDEVSRLICSYPDISAEKISKDQFRVSIPASVPVGTYDLRVLCRNGLSSPRAFIVGNRSEVLETEPNEKLKSAQAVSLDVSINGCVSQKGDVDVYRFQASQGQRVVLECRAERIDSSLRPILEVFDSQGRRLAVNRGFFGNDPLISFRVPADDSYAVKVFDLIYSGSPNHFYRLDIDTGPRMLFTMPAVVQYGETAQVSIYGWNLNPLKNRSEQQLAQDAAVEAVRRSLKLGVASSSDQPQFTQSSPNGENALERLDLTIRAPADRDSIHVPLRRESEQTDLESFAFQLEEGHAPQLISLTDLPVVLEQETHQTAQTAQQLVYPTEVSGQLIAGDEQDWYAFQARRGEVLWFEAWGQRINSPVDLDISLLDGAGQKVLARFTDHISNSGSRQFSLSHLDPVGKWVVPEDGRYLIMVRNLRGGLDDDPRRVYRFSLRRQEPEFHLAVVPHHQKQASLNIERGGRALLDVYAIRKRGMTDSIRVSAVNLPPGIECPDVWLGPHTERALLTFSASESAPAFVENLQLKVSSAQGAGGRISGGTLVRTDLPNATSRLTTRIPLAVTDTAPVKITANPQLTRKHDLFGEMKLRHAPGSVLDVAVQVDRRDLSDQAEVKLQGVGLPQMIQNQSAVIPAGVNKGYLSFYLPPYFPEGRHTLTIQAETEVTHPKTKKKTSVMLFSNPVSFEVKPAAFVVAVDTDAPRKIRRGETIQVKYSARRINGFISKIHTEVEAPAVKVDGLRVRGVTFVGQTEEGTLQIIANEDAPLGKQPFIRLSAVGVVEDQAVYHGSCFLNLEITNSTE
- a CDS encoding DUF1549 and DUF1553 domain-containing protein translates to MFRLLYEQNSITRSYQLIWMIVCLLVSGQGMLDAADKTPALAADSAKRKVYFTTDVVPLLTRLNCNSGGCHGKSTGQNGFKISLLGFDPAMDYSAIARESRGRRIFPGDPDRSLLLLKATGLVPHGGGRLLEGDSADYALLHDWIEQGAAGPHPDDPEIIKIELSPGNRVFQQRSSLKLRVTAHFSDETQRDVTHQSIYESNYPEIGKVDQEGLITTQSRGGVFAVMARFGEKITVFQGVVPYHSTGQQNFAGYPSEEKLSKIDQHLVAQWKKLGILPSKPVDDATFIRRVTLDICGTLPTVDEVRQYLADSRPDKRERLIDRLLERPEYASYFALKWADILQNRGSGYGTRNQRAGTMLFSAWIRDSIAANKPYDRFVTELLTATGRQAQNPPAIWYRSVRSTPDYVESVAQAFLGVRVQCAQCHHHPAERWSEDDYYSFAAIFSRVGRKGGFADAEVPTNEVIYLKDEGEVHNPRSGKLMQPRPLGGPDFKVSRFDDPRRNLAKWMTGPENPFFARTMVNRMWGHFFGRGIIHPIDDARSTNPPTNPVLLDELAYDFAANGYDVKQLIREITNSYAYRLSANPNETNAEDSQCFARYYPKRLSAEVLLDGISQVLDVPTVFPGGPGVFPEGMRAVNLPDENVRFNFLDVFGRPARTSACECERTVDPALSQALELVNSKEIQRKLTDKNGYIELLASNQKTHSDNVREIFVRTLSRPPRTSEVEMAVKYLNSEKNRHEAYRSLVWALLATNEFMMNH
- a CDS encoding DUF1501 domain-containing protein, with protein sequence MLSLSGNQYSNCVGVSRRNFLQLGAPLLGLGLADLFQARATAAETVRPKSNKSLIVFWTHGGMSQQDTYDMKPHAPAEYRGMYRPVSTSVPDIHVTERFPLQAKVMHHISQVRSVHHENGIHAPSAHWMQTGYFGPTLARNAPQKPSFGSVIARTIGAHSEHMPPYVTIPKSEAFGYQGAVYLGKSYNPFEVGTDPNSKNFKIPNLALPDGLTLKSVESRRELLKQFDTLNREVDQSGVIEGLDTFKQQALEMVTGERVRKAFDLNSEDNRLRDQYGRHQYGQSALLARRLVEAGSSCVTINTGYWDHHNDIEKGLETHLPPLDQAMATLIEDLEARGMLDDVMIFCAGEFGRTPMINGHAGRDHWSNCFTVMFAGGGIKGGRVVGASEKFGGAVVERKTTPLDLLATIYQKMGISLETHFDDASGRPTSIVGTGKPVHELF